From one Desulfomicrobium macestii genomic stretch:
- the recB gene encoding exodeoxyribonuclease V subunit beta encodes MKRPMNLCTAPLNGTTLIEASAGTGKTYTLAGLFVRLLLERNLTVDQILVVTFTEAATEELRGRIRKRLSDMAGVLADELEADDELERDLLARFGGTDSARRLALAVRNFDLAQIFTIHGFCKRMLGKNGFECSALFDTELVPDLKDLRRQVCVDFWREHILPLPGLTGSEVRARLAPEHLEELAGLPFLTQKIRIVPDTIPPDPAPLDQAVREACERLGDSWAVVEREVRELLLGQAGNFNARMFTPGKLDQRLDAMQNFLADPGIGPKDRLKLLGELTPEYMRAMTKKSFTAPEHPFFERVQEILTLIQALSQALGPFVVRLRHQFLTGVTARMDELKKRRNVQGFDDLLRNMHAALASPELVAAARSQYHAALIDEFQDTDSLQYDIFRTLFAARDEDDGNERALFLIGDPKQAIYSFRGADLHTYLDAAKDCARSTTLGVNYRSTVELIEAVNRLFSRNQNPFLHEDITYQPVSAPGPDQEKFMHDGQLCAPMVIWQVQSEDKPLSKGALLPRICRAVSAEISRLLRDSAEGRVRIGEKSLLPGDIAILVETHAQGEAVHQALGRLGIPGVLTHTSSVFASAEATELLSVLRGMADCRRPAALQTALATSVIGLTAPELARLDEDGGELERWFERLLACRDLWERRGVMAAVRRLFADLSVRERLVSLQGGERRMTNVLHCLELLHARERESGASMHALLTWFARQLHTATSEESQLRLDTDREAIQIVTIHKSKGLQYPVVFCPFVYGKARCPEDRALIHDDGLLLDLGSPDLPARKSMAETEARTERVRLLYVALTRAVNRCYVVWGRIREAETSGAAWLFHGRHADGDGSLSWDVIPEETLAADLAELACEHIEVTAMPDTEPEQGPAQFTHAPDLDCRTWERTLGPGQGLASFTGLTRGSEHAARPGLDEADASGQTDGNALSMANFPRGAAAGSCLHQIFEHIDFTDSGTIPAAVTRALDAYGFDPAWEGTVRDMVEQTLRADLGKFRLETIGARDKLVELEFLFPLRPVTREALAAVYRDAARVLPEDLPERMEGLRFEPRRGFMTGFMDLVVRREGKYYLLDWKSNWLGPTPGHYTPEALHAAMAGNHYFLQYHLYCVALDRHLALRLPDYDRAAHFGGVRYVFLRGIDPDRPGQGVYADCPDPGFLSALEDALIDMEKR; translated from the coding sequence ATGAAGCGGCCCATGAACCTCTGCACCGCGCCCCTGAACGGCACCACGCTCATCGAAGCCAGCGCGGGGACCGGCAAGACCTACACCCTGGCCGGACTTTTCGTGCGTTTGCTACTGGAAAGGAATCTGACAGTGGACCAGATCCTGGTGGTGACCTTCACGGAGGCCGCCACGGAGGAGCTGCGCGGCCGCATCCGCAAGCGTCTGTCCGACATGGCCGGAGTGCTGGCCGACGAACTTGAGGCGGACGATGAGCTTGAACGCGACCTCCTGGCCCGCTTTGGCGGCACCGACTCCGCCCGTCGCCTGGCCCTGGCCGTGCGCAACTTCGATCTGGCCCAGATCTTCACCATCCACGGCTTCTGCAAGCGCATGCTCGGCAAGAACGGCTTCGAGTGCTCGGCCCTCTTCGACACGGAACTCGTACCCGACCTCAAGGATCTGCGCCGCCAGGTCTGCGTGGACTTCTGGCGCGAACACATCCTGCCCCTGCCCGGCCTGACCGGATCCGAGGTGCGCGCAAGGCTGGCCCCGGAACATCTGGAAGAGCTGGCCGGCCTGCCTTTCCTGACCCAGAAAATCAGAATCGTTCCCGACACCATCCCGCCGGACCCGGCGCCCCTGGATCAGGCCGTGCGGGAAGCCTGTGAGAGGCTTGGCGACTCATGGGCCGTAGTTGAGCGGGAGGTCCGGGAGCTGCTCCTTGGTCAGGCCGGCAACTTCAACGCGCGCATGTTCACGCCAGGCAAGCTGGACCAGCGTCTGGATGCGATGCAAAACTTTCTGGCAGATCCCGGCATCGGCCCCAAGGACCGCCTCAAGCTCCTTGGCGAGCTGACCCCGGAGTACATGCGGGCCATGACCAAGAAGTCCTTCACGGCGCCTGAGCATCCATTCTTCGAACGCGTGCAGGAAATCCTGACCCTGATCCAGGCATTGAGCCAGGCCCTTGGTCCTTTCGTGGTCCGTCTGCGCCATCAATTCCTGACCGGCGTCACGGCGCGCATGGACGAACTCAAGAAGCGCCGCAACGTGCAGGGCTTCGACGACCTGCTGCGCAACATGCACGCGGCCCTGGCCAGTCCCGAGCTGGTCGCGGCGGCCCGGAGCCAGTACCACGCGGCGCTCATCGACGAGTTTCAGGACACCGACAGCCTGCAATACGACATCTTCCGCACCCTGTTTGCCGCCCGCGACGAGGATGACGGCAATGAACGCGCCCTCTTTCTCATCGGCGACCCCAAGCAGGCCATCTACTCCTTTCGCGGCGCGGACCTGCACACCTATCTGGACGCGGCCAAGGACTGCGCCCGGAGCACGACCCTTGGCGTCAATTACCGCTCCACTGTCGAGCTGATCGAAGCCGTGAACCGGCTTTTTTCCAGGAACCAAAACCCCTTCCTGCATGAAGACATCACCTACCAGCCGGTCAGCGCTCCGGGTCCGGATCAGGAAAAATTCATGCACGATGGGCAGCTCTGCGCGCCCATGGTCATCTGGCAGGTTCAAAGCGAGGACAAACCCTTGAGCAAGGGCGCGCTGCTCCCGCGCATCTGCCGCGCCGTCTCCGCCGAGATCAGCAGACTGCTGCGCGATAGCGCCGAGGGGCGAGTCCGCATCGGCGAGAAATCCCTTTTGCCCGGCGACATCGCCATTCTGGTCGAAACTCACGCCCAGGGCGAAGCCGTGCATCAGGCCCTTGGTCGCCTTGGCATCCCCGGGGTTCTGACTCACACCAGCTCGGTTTTCGCCAGCGCCGAGGCCACGGAACTGCTGTCCGTGCTGCGGGGCATGGCCGATTGCCGTCGCCCGGCAGCGCTGCAAACTGCCCTGGCCACGTCCGTGATCGGCCTTACAGCGCCAGAACTGGCCAGACTGGACGAGGATGGCGGAGAACTCGAAAGATGGTTCGAGCGCCTGCTCGCCTGCCGGGACCTCTGGGAACGCCGGGGCGTCATGGCCGCCGTGCGCCGGCTCTTTGCCGACCTGTCCGTGCGTGAACGCCTCGTCTCCCTGCAGGGCGGGGAGCGGCGCATGACCAACGTCCTGCATTGCCTGGAGCTGCTCCACGCCCGTGAACGCGAATCGGGCGCATCCATGCACGCCCTGCTGACCTGGTTCGCGCGGCAGTTGCACACCGCCACCAGCGAGGAATCGCAACTGCGCCTGGACACGGACCGCGAGGCGATCCAGATCGTGACCATCCACAAGAGCAAGGGCCTGCAGTATCCGGTGGTCTTCTGTCCCTTTGTTTACGGAAAGGCCAGGTGCCCCGAGGACAGGGCGCTGATTCACGATGACGGCCTGCTGCTGGATCTGGGATCGCCGGACCTGCCAGCCCGAAAAAGCATGGCCGAGACCGAGGCCCGCACCGAGCGCGTCCGCCTGCTGTATGTGGCCCTGACCCGGGCGGTGAACCGCTGCTACGTGGTCTGGGGACGCATCCGCGAGGCCGAGACCTCCGGCGCGGCCTGGCTTTTTCATGGCCGTCATGCAGACGGCGACGGCTCCCTGAGCTGGGATGTCATCCCTGAAGAGACGCTCGCCGCCGATCTTGCCGAACTGGCCTGCGAGCACATCGAGGTGACGGCCATGCCCGACACGGAGCCCGAGCAGGGTCCAGCGCAATTCACCCACGCGCCGGACCTCGACTGCCGGACATGGGAGCGCACTCTTGGTCCAGGCCAGGGCCTGGCCAGCTTCACGGGCCTGACACGCGGCTCGGAACACGCAGCCCGCCCGGGGCTGGACGAAGCGGACGCATCCGGCCAGACCGACGGCAACGCCCTGTCCATGGCCAACTTCCCGCGCGGAGCCGCCGCCGGATCGTGTCTGCATCAGATTTTCGAACACATCGATTTCACGGACAGTGGCACCATCCCGGCTGCGGTGACCCGCGCCCTGGATGCATACGGCTTTGATCCGGCCTGGGAGGGGACTGTCCGCGACATGGTCGAGCAGACACTACGCGCCGATCTGGGGAAATTTCGCCTGGAGACGATCGGAGCACGGGACAAGCTGGTCGAACTGGAATTCCTCTTCCCCCTGCGCCCCGTGACCCGCGAGGCCCTGGCCGCAGTGTACCGCGATGCCGCCCGGGTGCTGCCCGAGGACCTGCCCGAGCGCATGGAGGGCCTGCGCTTCGAGCCGCGCCGGGGGTTCATGACCGGCTTCATGGACCTTGTGGTTCGCCGCGAAGGAAAATACTACCTGCTCGACTGGAAATCCAACTGGCTCGGCCCCACGCCAGGCCACTACACGCCCGAGGCCCTGCACGCGGCCATGGCCGGCAACCACTACTTCCTGCAATACCACCTCTATTGCGTGGCCCTGGACCGTCATCTGGCCCTGCGCCTGCCGGATTACGACCGCGCGGCGCATTTCGGCGGCGTGCGTTACGTCTTCCTGCGCGGCATCGACCCGGATCGGCCCGGACAAGGAGTGTACGCAGATTGCCCGGACCCGGGCTTCCTGAGCGCCCTGGAAGACGCCCTCATCGACATGGAGAAGCGCTGA